The Polyangium spumosum genome includes a window with the following:
- a CDS encoding SLC13 family permease — MSHLPTLVVFVATYALIAFRRLSLLPIGRPGGALAGACVMVVLASIEPRWGIDAEAAFAAVEPNTIGLLLGMMLLSAALAEAGFFERAASFLLTRQPSPVGLLYGTTLASGVLSAVLVNDPVCVLFAPVVDATARRAGLPRVPYLLALAMGANAGSAMTLAGNPQNMLVAHLSGLSYRDYLLRGGPAGFLALLVTAATLHFLFRKRLVVSSATTPVEPAAIAAPRSRGELALALVVLLGVSIAFLAGANLAFAALTGAAALLVLRRRDPTSLFSGVTWTVLVFFGALFIVAAAFQRTGLVDEALAAARPYIPADPGASMVALSAMFTLGCQVVSNVPFILLAEPMIRTLPDPTLAWTVTAIATTLAGNLTLLGSVANIIVVEAAHAEDEIGFVTYLRAGLPVTITSMIVAIGYLLLAG; from the coding sequence ATGAGCCACCTGCCCACGCTCGTCGTGTTCGTCGCGACCTACGCCTTGATCGCCTTCCGGCGGCTGTCGCTCCTTCCGATCGGCAGGCCCGGGGGCGCGCTCGCCGGGGCCTGCGTGATGGTCGTGCTCGCGTCGATCGAGCCGCGCTGGGGCATCGACGCGGAGGCGGCCTTCGCCGCGGTCGAGCCGAACACGATCGGGCTCTTGCTCGGGATGATGCTGCTCTCGGCGGCGCTCGCCGAGGCCGGGTTCTTCGAGAGGGCCGCGTCGTTCCTGCTCACGCGGCAGCCCTCGCCGGTCGGGCTCCTGTACGGGACGACGCTCGCCTCGGGCGTGCTCTCGGCGGTGCTGGTGAACGATCCCGTGTGCGTGCTCTTCGCGCCCGTCGTGGACGCGACGGCGCGCCGGGCGGGCCTGCCGCGCGTGCCGTACCTGCTCGCGCTGGCGATGGGGGCAAACGCGGGCAGCGCCATGACGCTCGCGGGGAACCCGCAGAACATGCTCGTCGCGCACCTGTCGGGCCTGTCGTACCGGGACTACCTCCTCCGCGGCGGACCAGCCGGGTTCCTCGCGTTGCTCGTCACGGCCGCGACGCTGCACTTCCTCTTCCGCAAGCGCCTCGTCGTCTCGAGCGCGACGACGCCCGTCGAACCGGCTGCGATCGCCGCGCCTCGATCCCGCGGCGAGCTCGCGCTCGCGCTCGTCGTGCTCCTCGGCGTCTCGATCGCCTTCCTCGCGGGCGCGAACCTCGCCTTCGCGGCGCTCACGGGCGCGGCGGCGCTGCTCGTCCTTCGCAGGCGTGATCCCACGTCGCTCTTCTCGGGCGTCACGTGGACCGTGCTCGTCTTCTTCGGCGCGCTCTTCATCGTGGCCGCCGCCTTCCAGCGCACGGGCCTCGTCGACGAGGCGCTCGCGGCGGCGCGGCCGTACATCCCAGCCGATCCGGGCGCCTCGATGGTGGCGCTCTCTGCGATGTTCACGCTCGGCTGTCAGGTCGTGAGCAACGTCCCCTTCATCCTGCTCGCCGAGCCCATGATCCGCACGTTGCCCGATCCCACGCTCGCCTGGACGGTCACGGCGATCGCCACGACGCTCGCCGGCAACCTCACGCTGCTCGGCTCCGTCGCGAACATCATCGTCGTCGAGGCCGCGCACGCGGAGGACGAGATCGGGTTCGTCACGTACCTGCGCGCGGGTTTGCCCGTGACGATCACCTCGATGATCGTCGCGATCGGCTACCTCCTGCTCGCGGGTTGA
- the ribA gene encoding GTP cyclohydrolase II, whose amino-acid sequence MYVPDVVIRPRLEILAKAPVPTQTGLFDMIVFRYGEQAAESGLSPDHVALVMGDVRGRSSVLVRVHSECLTSEVFGSLKCDCRGQLEAAQAEIARRGQGVVLYLRQEGRGIGLSNKIRAYDLQSRGHDTVDANRLLGLPDDARDYAPAAAMLEHLGVASIQLMTNNPLKVQALRQFGTRVETREPSIVGTNPFSQGYLEAKRQRMGHALPALDAALHASAEGIDAE is encoded by the coding sequence ATGTACGTCCCCGACGTGGTGATACGGCCTCGGCTCGAGATACTGGCGAAGGCCCCGGTGCCGACGCAGACGGGTTTGTTCGACATGATCGTGTTCCGGTACGGGGAGCAAGCCGCGGAGAGCGGCTTGTCGCCGGACCACGTGGCGCTGGTGATGGGGGATGTGCGAGGACGCTCGTCCGTCCTCGTCCGGGTGCACTCGGAGTGCCTGACGAGCGAGGTCTTCGGCTCGCTCAAGTGCGACTGCCGGGGCCAGCTCGAGGCGGCGCAGGCCGAGATCGCGCGGCGCGGGCAGGGCGTCGTGTTGTACCTGCGCCAGGAGGGACGGGGCATCGGGCTCTCCAACAAGATCCGGGCGTACGACCTGCAGTCTCGCGGGCACGACACCGTCGACGCGAACCGGCTGCTCGGGCTGCCGGACGACGCGCGGGATTACGCGCCCGCCGCGGCGATGCTGGAGCACCTCGGCGTCGCCTCGATCCAGCTCATGACGAACAACCCGCTCAAGGTGCAGGCGCTGCGCCAGTTCGGGACGCGGGTCGAGACGCGCGAGCCCTCGATCGTGGGGACGAACCCGTTCAGCCAGGGTTACCTGGAGGCGAAGCGGCAGCGCATGGGGCACGCGCTGCCGGCGCTCGACGCGGCCCTG
- a CDS encoding metallophosphoesterase family protein, which yields MYILHLSDLHVTEPGQTLDDVWMHPAQALGTLHPAPFDFVVVSGDLTQRGSADEYDELLEFAEHRVLPLVAGRERARVIFVPGNHDVDWGAEIGEPVRATTLRTAHDFDLLEQEMQRLKRSPDLSDLRIDVGRYGHLDLVKLRVGAEYNKRFANVQRFFDRFYGESLDGRGRTFDLLDANEREHWSAHVFPSEKVAFFGFNSCHRNDKYWTGACISTRAVSAARDFANGLDRDTLRVAVWHHGFTSERGRPDYLTLQDVGTLYAAGFRIGFHGHTHQESSKLVELFKSRFVIISTGSLGSAAHERPGAVGNQFSVVRLSPSTVSVEVYERDGEAGEYALEPKRKYFEVNWEPVAQAERFVKAREHTRIWSVGDDGIALVEVELRDFVAPVETPIAVLEPPYNNVQAEPRATTWRGRRDVKEEALGGGRVRFMLQGADKTERYLTWSYHLSNAVALTQAELNLLEKRDRWYPNLIDGYDVRSHVVRFESDHLTLALVFAESSGATIEDAYPMVERCYEQFGEQRWEPVEFEQERCRSHFIVGKAHVELKIPGPIVGYRYSLAYRPGGLGKEYPEAAKWTARALLERCCGKPMSLQSMSAKLTEAVGTAILKIATASPWGAQTVPITKGLLGERGSWMGMIWDASLRLLCPAFGQFWPQSWAARFACGSGVAGHAFRFNKTAAWHRDANATTSIIYQPSPDHHRLFARNYRWILCFPLRLAPEEESSLGVVGLASEEENTQVERALGHLARAICTETLDPEAAKLRRMLETVVNVVFWTLVAEAKDGLSESEQRYPRHVLKSLLSSATD from the coding sequence ATGTACATCCTTCATCTGTCGGATCTTCACGTCACGGAGCCCGGGCAAACGCTCGACGACGTGTGGATGCACCCCGCGCAAGCGCTCGGGACGTTGCACCCGGCGCCCTTCGACTTCGTCGTCGTCAGCGGGGACCTCACCCAGCGCGGCAGCGCCGACGAGTACGACGAGCTGCTCGAGTTCGCCGAGCACCGCGTCCTGCCCCTCGTGGCGGGCCGCGAGCGCGCGCGCGTGATCTTCGTCCCGGGCAACCACGACGTCGACTGGGGCGCCGAGATCGGCGAGCCCGTGCGCGCCACGACGCTGCGCACCGCGCACGACTTCGACCTGCTCGAGCAGGAGATGCAACGCCTCAAGCGCTCGCCCGACCTCTCGGATCTGCGCATCGACGTGGGCCGTTACGGACACCTCGACCTCGTCAAGCTGCGCGTCGGCGCGGAGTACAACAAGCGCTTCGCGAACGTGCAGCGGTTCTTCGACCGCTTCTACGGCGAGTCCTTGGATGGTCGCGGTCGGACCTTCGATCTGCTCGACGCGAACGAACGCGAGCACTGGTCGGCGCACGTCTTCCCCTCGGAGAAGGTCGCCTTCTTCGGCTTCAACTCCTGCCACCGGAACGACAAGTACTGGACCGGCGCCTGCATCTCGACCCGCGCGGTCTCCGCCGCCCGCGACTTCGCCAACGGCCTCGATCGCGACACGCTGCGCGTCGCCGTCTGGCACCACGGCTTCACCAGCGAGCGCGGGCGCCCCGACTACCTCACGCTGCAGGACGTCGGCACCCTCTACGCCGCGGGCTTCCGCATCGGCTTCCACGGCCACACGCACCAGGAGAGCTCGAAGCTCGTCGAGCTCTTCAAGAGCCGGTTCGTCATCATCTCCACGGGATCGCTCGGCTCGGCCGCGCACGAGCGCCCCGGCGCCGTGGGCAACCAGTTCTCGGTGGTGCGGCTCAGCCCGAGCACGGTCAGCGTCGAGGTGTACGAGCGCGACGGCGAGGCCGGCGAGTACGCGCTCGAGCCGAAGCGCAAGTACTTCGAGGTGAACTGGGAGCCCGTCGCGCAAGCCGAGCGCTTCGTGAAGGCCCGCGAGCACACGCGCATCTGGAGCGTCGGCGACGACGGCATCGCGCTCGTCGAGGTGGAGCTGCGTGACTTCGTGGCGCCCGTCGAGACGCCGATCGCCGTGCTCGAGCCGCCGTACAACAACGTCCAGGCCGAGCCTCGCGCGACGACGTGGCGCGGCCGCCGCGACGTGAAGGAGGAGGCGCTCGGCGGCGGGCGCGTGCGCTTCATGCTCCAGGGCGCCGACAAGACCGAGCGTTACCTGACGTGGAGCTACCACCTCTCGAACGCCGTCGCGCTCACGCAGGCCGAGCTCAACCTGCTGGAGAAGCGCGATCGCTGGTACCCGAACCTGATCGACGGCTACGACGTCCGCTCGCACGTCGTGCGCTTCGAGTCCGATCACCTCACGCTGGCGCTCGTCTTCGCGGAGAGCTCGGGGGCGACGATCGAGGACGCGTACCCGATGGTGGAGCGCTGCTACGAGCAGTTCGGCGAGCAGCGCTGGGAGCCGGTGGAGTTCGAGCAGGAGCGCTGCCGCTCGCACTTCATCGTCGGCAAGGCGCACGTCGAGCTCAAGATCCCGGGGCCGATCGTGGGCTACCGGTACTCGCTCGCGTATCGCCCCGGAGGGCTCGGCAAGGAGTACCCCGAGGCCGCGAAGTGGACCGCGCGCGCCTTGCTCGAGCGCTGCTGCGGCAAGCCGATGTCGCTCCAGTCGATGTCGGCGAAGCTGACGGAGGCGGTGGGCACGGCGATCCTGAAGATCGCCACGGCCTCGCCCTGGGGCGCGCAGACCGTGCCGATCACGAAGGGCCTGCTCGGCGAGCGTGGCTCGTGGATGGGCATGATCTGGGACGCGAGCCTGCGTTTGCTCTGCCCGGCGTTTGGCCAGTTCTGGCCTCAGTCCTGGGCGGCGCGGTTCGCCTGCGGCAGCGGCGTCGCGGGCCACGCGTTCCGCTTCAACAAGACGGCGGCGTGGCATCGAGATGCGAACGCGACGACGAGCATCATCTACCAGCCGAGCCCGGACCATCACCGCCTCTTCGCGCGGAACTACCGGTGGATCCTGTGCTTCCCGCTCCGGCTCGCGCCCGAGGAGGAGAGCTCGCTCGGCGTCGTGGGTCTCGCGAGCGAGGAGGAGAACACGCAGGTCGAGCGCGCGCTCGGCCACCTCGCCCGCGCGATCTGCACCGAGACGCTGGACCCCGAGGCCGCGAAGCTGCGGCGGATGCTGGAGACCGTGGTGAACGTGGTGTTCTGGACGCTCGTGGCCGAGGCGAAGGACGGGCTCAGCGAGAGCGAGCAGCGGTATCCGCGGCACGTGTTGAAGTCGCTGCTGTCGTCGGCGACGGACTAG